A window of Streptomyces gilvosporeus contains these coding sequences:
- a CDS encoding TIGR03767 family metallophosphoesterase, whose translation MSGMGRRRFVSGISGAVAGAALWQGFTPGRASAQERALALTAARAVRTAGTTLEQAATPTGDGPYKRLVAGPGWPLVVRAELAGAASGRDDRRTGLASFVQFTDLHLTDTESPVRFEYLARFNDSAHRPQEALTVRGASSLVERVNQVRQGPYTGLPFSMVMATGDNTDNHERLELDWYLSVMSGGRITPNSGDLARYEGVQNSGSAQYWNPESSLQDAYKAKGLPHIPGFLGGAIRPFDAPGLRVPWYTTVGNHDDSIEGSLPDLGLLNDLYTGSRKVEGCDDATAARLADAVLHDPGQAVVLLSKLLTGGGAIRTVTPDERRHPFTPTEFAQAHLNPAYTGPGPAGHGFTQDTVSSGHLYYTFDLSDGVLGISLDTTNRAGFADGSLGTGQLTWLESVLKAHSGRWYDADGNLVRGGSDGRLVVLFSHHTSSTMGNLLPDPYHPFEGRHGGDELVALLQRFPNVVAWVNGHTHTNQITAHGHAVPERAFWEINTASHVDYPHHARIIEVADNRDGTLSLFTTLIESAAPYRTDFTDTSDPGLAALYRELAYNDPYATPAARMGAAADHNTELLLTKPAT comes from the coding sequence ATGAGCGGGATGGGCCGTCGGCGGTTTGTGTCGGGGATATCCGGGGCGGTGGCGGGGGCCGCGCTGTGGCAGGGGTTCACGCCCGGGCGGGCCTCGGCGCAGGAGCGGGCCCTGGCGCTCACGGCGGCACGGGCGGTGCGGACGGCCGGAACGACCCTCGAACAGGCCGCGACGCCGACCGGCGACGGGCCGTACAAGCGGCTGGTGGCCGGGCCGGGCTGGCCGCTGGTCGTGCGCGCCGAGCTGGCCGGCGCGGCATCCGGGCGGGACGACCGGCGTACCGGGCTCGCCTCCTTCGTGCAGTTCACCGACCTGCATCTGACGGACACCGAGTCGCCGGTGCGGTTCGAGTACCTGGCGCGGTTCAACGACAGCGCACACCGGCCGCAGGAGGCGCTGACCGTGCGGGGCGCCTCCTCGCTGGTCGAGCGGGTCAACCAGGTGCGCCAAGGCCCGTACACCGGCCTCCCGTTCAGCATGGTGATGGCGACCGGTGACAACACCGACAACCACGAGCGGCTCGAACTCGACTGGTATCTGAGCGTCATGAGCGGCGGCCGGATCACCCCGAACAGCGGCGACCTCGCGCGCTACGAAGGCGTGCAGAACTCGGGAAGCGCGCAGTACTGGAACCCCGAATCGTCCCTCCAGGACGCCTACAAGGCCAAAGGTCTGCCTCATATACCCGGCTTCCTCGGCGGCGCGATACGCCCCTTCGACGCACCCGGCCTGCGCGTTCCCTGGTACACCACGGTCGGCAACCACGACGACAGCATCGAGGGCAGCCTGCCCGACCTCGGCCTGCTGAACGACCTCTACACCGGCTCGCGCAAGGTGGAGGGCTGCGACGACGCGACCGCTGCACGGCTGGCCGACGCGGTGCTGCACGACCCGGGCCAGGCCGTCGTCCTGCTGAGCAAGTTGCTGACCGGCGGCGGTGCGATCCGCACGGTCACCCCCGACGAGCGGCGCCACCCGTTCACCCCCACCGAGTTCGCCCAGGCGCACCTCAACCCCGCGTACACCGGCCCCGGCCCCGCGGGTCACGGCTTCACCCAGGACACCGTCAGCAGCGGGCACCTCTACTACACCTTCGACCTCTCGGACGGCGTCCTCGGTATCAGCCTCGACACCACCAACCGTGCCGGTTTCGCGGACGGCTCGCTCGGCACCGGCCAGCTGACCTGGCTGGAATCGGTCCTCAAGGCGCACTCCGGCCGCTGGTACGACGCCGACGGCAACCTGGTGCGCGGCGGCTCCGACGGCCGTCTCGTCGTCCTCTTCAGCCACCACACCAGCAGCACGATGGGCAACCTGCTCCCCGACCCGTACCACCCGTTCGAGGGCCGCCACGGCGGCGACGAGCTGGTGGCCCTGCTTCAGCGCTTCCCGAACGTGGTGGCCTGGGTCAACGGCCACACCCACACCAACCAGATCACCGCGCACGGCCACGCCGTCCCCGAGCGGGCCTTTTGGGAGATCAACACCGCCTCCCACGTCGACTACCCGCACCACGCCCGGATCATCGAGGTCGCCGACAACCGGGACGGGACGCTGTCGCTGTTCACCACGCTCATCGAGTCCGCCGCCCCGTACCGGACCGATTTCACCGACACCTCCGACCCGGGCCTGGCCGCCCTCTACCGCGAGCTGGCCTACAACGACCCCTACGCCACCCCCGCCGCCCGCATGGGCGCCGCGGCCGACCACAACACGGAGCTCCTGCTCACCAAGCCCGCTACGTAG
- a CDS encoding alpha/beta fold hydrolase, with protein sequence MTHYAHNGAIRIAFEDLGGAGGDPLLLVMGLGTSRFWWPDGLVDELVRRGFHVAAYDQRDAGQSSHLPDRSIGPPIKALLRRAAPAYSSEDLTDDAVAVLDALGWERAHLFGHSLGGLVAQRTAIRHPNRALSLTTSSAVPSDAKGLSILRYLRLAPVARFARLHHPETPHGDMALAVAVARLLAAPGQAVDERDVREFVDKEAAHQVSSFRDDKAQARQIGAKWSGGALARIAAPTLVLHGEGDPLLRVAAAHDIAAAVAGARLRTLPGVGHFLTRDAWSTYAGQLRALADRAHEQPSVNSPAAGAP encoded by the coding sequence ATGACGCACTACGCGCACAACGGAGCGATACGGATCGCCTTCGAGGACCTCGGCGGCGCGGGCGGCGACCCGCTGCTGCTGGTCATGGGCCTCGGCACCTCACGGTTCTGGTGGCCGGACGGGCTGGTGGACGAGCTGGTGCGCCGCGGCTTCCACGTCGCGGCCTACGACCAGCGCGACGCCGGCCAATCCAGCCACCTGCCGGACCGGAGCATCGGTCCGCCGATCAAGGCCCTGCTGCGCCGCGCGGCCCCGGCCTACAGCTCCGAGGACCTCACCGACGACGCGGTCGCCGTTCTCGACGCTCTCGGCTGGGAGCGCGCCCACCTCTTCGGTCACTCGCTGGGAGGGCTCGTGGCGCAGCGCACCGCGATCCGCCACCCGAACCGCGCGCTGAGCCTCACCACCTCCTCCGCCGTGCCCAGCGACGCCAAGGGCCTGAGCATCCTGCGCTATCTGCGCCTGGCGCCCGTGGCGCGCTTCGCTCGGCTGCACCACCCCGAGACCCCGCACGGCGATATGGCCCTGGCCGTGGCGGTCGCCCGCCTCCTGGCCGCACCCGGCCAGGCCGTCGATGAGCGCGATGTGCGCGAGTTCGTGGACAAGGAGGCCGCGCACCAGGTCTCCAGCTTCCGCGACGACAAGGCCCAAGCCCGCCAGATCGGCGCGAAGTGGAGCGGCGGGGCGCTCGCCCGGATCGCCGCGCCGACCCTGGTACTGCACGGCGAGGGCGACCCGCTGCTGCGCGTGGCGGCCGCGCACGACATCGCCGCCGCCGTCGCAGGCGCCCGGCTGCGCACCCTGCCCGGCGTCGGCCACTTCCTCACCCGCGACGCCTGGAGCACCTATGCCGGCCAGCTGCGCGCGCTCGCCGACCGGGCCCACGAGCAACCTTCCGTCAACTCCCCCGCAGCCGGGGCTCCTTGA
- a CDS encoding TetR/AcrR family transcriptional regulator, protein MAGQQEPVIWMRPERAPVGRPAERSRAEITAAAVELADREGLEAVSMRRIASVLGTGAASLYRYVATRDDLLDLMTDSAAGEYQLPAPSGDWLGDLLAVARQGRQIMRRHPWLPAMVMGRPALGPHGIDLLEHVLDVLADHPADPARKVEAFALLSGLTALFVENETAAADTGATRRAAYLRHVAAAGHHPRITALLAALPPDDDTPRDRFDTVLARSLTGVLG, encoded by the coding sequence GTGGCAGGACAGCAGGAACCGGTGATCTGGATGCGGCCGGAGCGGGCACCGGTCGGACGCCCGGCGGAGCGCAGCCGCGCCGAGATCACCGCTGCCGCGGTGGAACTGGCCGACCGCGAAGGGCTGGAGGCCGTCTCCATGCGTCGTATCGCCTCGGTCCTGGGCACCGGCGCCGCCTCGCTCTACCGTTACGTGGCCACCCGCGACGACCTGCTCGACCTGATGACCGACAGCGCCGCAGGCGAATACCAGCTGCCCGCGCCCAGCGGCGACTGGCTGGGGGACCTGCTTGCCGTCGCCCGCCAGGGCCGGCAGATCATGCGTCGCCATCCGTGGCTGCCGGCCATGGTCATGGGCCGCCCCGCCCTCGGCCCACACGGCATCGACCTGCTGGAGCACGTGCTCGACGTGCTCGCCGACCACCCGGCAGACCCCGCCCGCAAGGTCGAGGCATTCGCCCTCCTCAGCGGCCTGACCGCGCTGTTCGTCGAGAACGAGACGGCTGCCGCGGACACCGGCGCCACGCGCCGAGCCGCCTACCTCCGCCACGTGGCCGCCGCAGGGCATCACCCCCGTATCACCGCCCTGCTCGCCGCTCTCCCGCCCGACGACGACACCCCCCGCGACCGCTTCGACACCGTCCTCGCCCGTTCCTTGACCGGGGTCCTGGGCTGA
- a CDS encoding response regulator transcription factor — MRVLLIEDDDRVAGPLMEGLRRFGFTVEHARTGGAGLSAPEPAMVLLDLGLPDMDGLDVCRALRARSPVPIIMITARDDEVDRVLGLELGADDYLSKPFGVRELVARIRAVTRRARPTVPAGGDTEPGPAGGSGVQQIGPLTIDRRTRQVRLNRSPIALAPKEFDLLLCLAEDPGAVCSRQQILDTAWEPNYFGPTKTLDVHIAALRRKLGDSSWIENIRGIGFRLVPPADRDGAVSPTPTERGGGPW, encoded by the coding sequence ATGCGTGTCTTGCTGATCGAGGACGACGACAGGGTGGCCGGACCGTTGATGGAAGGACTGCGCCGCTTCGGATTCACCGTGGAACACGCCCGGACCGGCGGCGCCGGCCTGTCCGCCCCGGAGCCCGCGATGGTGCTGCTGGACCTGGGGCTCCCCGATATGGACGGCCTCGACGTCTGCCGGGCCCTGCGCGCCCGGTCCCCGGTGCCGATCATCATGATCACCGCCAGGGACGACGAGGTCGACCGGGTGCTCGGCCTGGAACTGGGCGCCGACGACTATCTGTCCAAGCCGTTCGGCGTACGGGAACTGGTGGCCCGGATCCGCGCCGTGACCCGCCGTGCCCGGCCCACGGTCCCCGCTGGGGGCGATACGGAGCCGGGCCCCGCAGGCGGCTCGGGCGTCCAGCAGATCGGTCCGCTGACCATCGACCGCCGCACCCGCCAGGTCCGTCTGAACCGCTCGCCGATCGCCCTGGCGCCCAAAGAGTTCGACCTGCTGCTCTGCCTCGCCGAGGACCCCGGAGCCGTCTGCTCCCGCCAGCAGATCCTCGATACGGCCTGGGAACCGAACTACTTCGGCCCGACCAAGACCCTGGACGTCCACATCGCCGCGCTGCGCCGCAAACTCGGCGACTCCTCGTGGATCGAGAACATCCGCGGCATCGGCTTCCGTCTGGTCCCACCGGCCGATCGCGACGGCGCCGTCTCCCCCACGCCCACCGAGCGGGGCGGAGGCCCCTGGTGA
- a CDS encoding sensor histidine kinase: MRRPFRSVRARTSLFATAVVAVALVAAGVAVVLALRSNLTSQTDLQAEVAARQVASQLATGTPYGRLKLPDHEDNPVQVVDDNEVVRAVSEDLRAITGTGTRTTKVTPSPTGTTPGRSDDDGDDHDEDDVKPPARGKVSGKAHHSTGTATVDDDTADYRFAAVAATSPAGETATVYAGAPLATQYDAVGTVVRSMLIGLPLLLAVVAGVTWLVTRRALRPVEAIRGELSAITGAGDLTRRVPQPASHDEVARLAATTNETLAALEASVEQQRRFVADASHELRSPIASLRTQLEVAAAHPELLDLDGAVADTVRLQHLAADLLLLARLDAEEQPQGTSVALDDLVREEVARRTDALPADVRIAGPARVRGSSRQLARVLGNLLDNAQRHAAGTVFVALRTEGADAVLEVADDGPGVPSAERERIFERFVRLDDARSRDDGGAGLGLAIARDVVRRHGGDIAVRQPPGGGAVFQVRLPADFP; the protein is encoded by the coding sequence ATGAGACGCCCCTTCCGCTCCGTCCGCGCCCGCACCTCCTTGTTCGCGACCGCCGTCGTCGCCGTGGCCCTGGTCGCCGCGGGAGTCGCCGTGGTGCTGGCGCTGCGCAGCAATCTGACCTCGCAAACGGACCTCCAGGCGGAGGTGGCCGCGCGCCAGGTCGCCTCGCAGCTCGCGACCGGCACACCGTACGGCAGGCTCAAGCTGCCCGACCACGAGGACAACCCCGTGCAGGTGGTCGACGACAACGAGGTGGTGCGCGCGGTGAGCGAGGACCTCCGCGCGATCACCGGCACCGGCACCCGTACGACGAAGGTGACCCCCTCCCCCACCGGGACCACGCCCGGTAGGAGCGACGACGACGGCGACGACCACGACGAGGACGACGTCAAGCCCCCGGCCCGCGGCAAGGTCTCCGGCAAGGCCCACCACTCCACCGGCACCGCGACCGTGGACGACGACACGGCGGACTACCGCTTCGCCGCCGTCGCCGCGACCAGCCCCGCGGGCGAGACCGCCACGGTCTACGCGGGCGCGCCGCTGGCCACCCAGTACGACGCCGTCGGCACCGTGGTCCGCTCGATGCTCATCGGCCTGCCCCTGCTGCTGGCCGTCGTTGCGGGCGTGACCTGGCTCGTCACCCGGCGCGCCCTGCGTCCGGTCGAGGCCATCCGCGGCGAGCTGTCGGCCATCACCGGTGCCGGCGACCTCACCCGTCGCGTGCCCCAACCCGCGTCCCACGACGAAGTGGCCAGGCTGGCGGCAACCACCAACGAGACCCTGGCCGCGCTGGAAGCCTCCGTCGAACAGCAGCGCCGCTTCGTCGCCGACGCCTCCCACGAACTGCGCAGCCCCATCGCCTCCCTGCGCACCCAGCTCGAAGTCGCCGCCGCCCACCCCGAACTGCTGGACCTGGACGGCGCGGTGGCCGATACCGTGCGGCTTCAGCACCTGGCGGCCGATCTGCTCCTGCTCGCCCGGCTCGACGCGGAAGAGCAACCGCAGGGCACCTCCGTCGCCCTGGACGACCTGGTACGCGAGGAGGTGGCGCGGCGCACGGACGCCCTCCCCGCCGACGTACGCATCGCCGGCCCGGCACGGGTGCGGGGCAGCAGCAGACAACTCGCCCGCGTCCTGGGAAACCTGCTGGACAATGCCCAGCGGCACGCCGCCGGCACGGTCTTTGTGGCACTGCGCACCGAGGGGGCGGACGCGGTGCTAGAGGTCGCCGACGACGGTCCGGGCGTGCCGTCCGCCGAACGGGAGCGCATCTTCGAACGGTTCGTGCGCCTCGACGACGCCCGCAGCCGCGACGACGGCGGCGCCGGCCTCGGCCTGGCCATCGCCCGCGACGTCGTACGGAGGCACGGCGGTGACATCGCCGTACGCCAACCCCCCGGCGGAGGGGCCGTGTTCCAGGTGCGGCTGCCCGCTGATTTTCCTTGA
- a CDS encoding response regulator transcription factor, which produces MRLLIVEDEKRLAQSLAKGLAAEGFAVDVVHDGAEGLHQATEHDYDLIVLDIMLPGMNGYRVCGALRAAGDDTPVLMLTAKDGEYDEAEGLDTGADDYLTKPFSYVVLLARIRALLRRHSRGGQRALTVGDLVVDPAARHVTRGAAPVELTAKEFAVLEQLALRAGHVVSKAEILEHVWDFAYDGDPNIVEVYVSALRRKIDAPFGRKSIQTVRGAGYRLTPESGPR; this is translated from the coding sequence ATGCGGTTGCTCATCGTGGAGGACGAGAAGAGGCTCGCGCAGTCCCTGGCCAAGGGGCTGGCGGCCGAAGGGTTCGCCGTCGATGTCGTCCATGACGGCGCCGAGGGCCTGCACCAGGCCACCGAGCACGACTACGACCTGATCGTGCTCGACATCATGCTGCCCGGCATGAACGGCTACCGAGTCTGCGGCGCCTTGCGCGCGGCCGGGGACGACACCCCGGTCCTGATGCTCACCGCCAAGGACGGCGAGTACGACGAGGCCGAGGGCCTCGACACCGGTGCCGACGACTATCTGACCAAGCCCTTCTCCTATGTCGTGCTCCTCGCCCGGATCCGCGCCCTGTTGCGGCGCCATTCCCGCGGCGGGCAGCGCGCGTTGACCGTCGGCGACCTCGTCGTCGACCCGGCGGCCCGGCACGTGACGCGCGGTGCGGCGCCGGTCGAGCTGACCGCCAAGGAGTTCGCCGTACTGGAACAACTCGCCCTGCGGGCCGGGCATGTGGTGTCCAAGGCGGAGATCCTGGAACACGTCTGGGACTTCGCGTACGACGGCGACCCCAACATCGTCGAGGTGTACGTGAGCGCGCTGCGCCGCAAGATCGACGCACCGTTCGGCCGGAAGTCGATCCAGACCGTACGCGGTGCCGGCTACCGGCTCACCCCCGAGAGCGGTCCCCGATGA
- a CDS encoding PepSY domain-containing protein, producing the protein MKRKIAIATAAAALLIGGGVTTGVALATDGGGRGPHTEAAAFGDHDDRGGSDDRDGGVDHGGGGDRGGDDTALAKAAKTSVQQAVDAGRQAAPGTVTSAELDHGTHGPVWSVETLAHNGTEHEVTVDAANAEVLGNRTDPDDDREGADLKAVQALRTDPRGAVTAALAKAPGTVTSVELDHERSAVSWEVEIQGKNGVEHDVTVNASTGKVTSASVDHDD; encoded by the coding sequence ATGAAGCGCAAGATCGCCATCGCCACCGCCGCCGCAGCCCTGCTGATCGGCGGCGGAGTGACCACCGGCGTCGCCCTCGCCACGGACGGCGGCGGCCGCGGCCCGCACACCGAGGCGGCCGCATTCGGCGACCACGACGACCGGGGCGGCAGTGACGATCGCGACGGTGGTGTCGATCACGGCGGTGGCGGCGATCGCGGCGGCGACGACACCGCACTGGCCAAGGCCGCGAAGACCTCCGTCCAACAGGCCGTCGACGCCGGGCGGCAGGCCGCCCCGGGCACGGTCACCTCCGCCGAACTCGACCACGGCACACACGGCCCGGTCTGGAGCGTCGAGACCCTCGCGCACAACGGCACCGAACACGAGGTGACCGTGGACGCCGCGAACGCCGAGGTCCTCGGCAACCGCACCGACCCCGACGACGACCGGGAGGGCGCCGACCTGAAGGCCGTCCAGGCGCTCAGGACGGACCCCCGCGGCGCCGTCACGGCGGCGCTGGCCAAGGCACCCGGCACCGTCACGTCCGTGGAGCTCGACCACGAACGCTCCGCCGTCTCCTGGGAGGTCGAGATCCAGGGGAAGAACGGTGTCGAGCACGACGTGACCGTGAACGCCTCCACCGGCAAGGTCACCTCGGCTTCCGTCGACCACGACGACTGA
- a CDS encoding C2 family cysteine protease, which yields MGYHRNNWRQVAGKAAPFIPGGRELMAAVDVVQGISDTVGRSQLQYVRGGRPLVDLPWQPPGPPPNLQRAEAVGRQAWDILFASEQQYSARSLLDQVGNLLMPLPPTELDLVVRRFGTQGLERWDQLTHVEDEHGESAYDGWRQQELFNWLLRTVSPYGAMLIGTGMTCSQPNDDPGCDCGDHGWVLPEGPFAKVDGAYVTENWQWVSGATEALSWQDMYQGCFGDCWLLTSMQAVLQANPQHAPRHFRQEANGTITVTFYDEGRPDPVTVVPDLPYGHGRLWCATGHTVDARYAETWPSYFEKAAAQSYGNYVDIAHGGPPSEALAMLTGRESQKLDVSSPWLIQEIADRKSRGQALVATTVAAPNAGPGDAVEIAGGRLIGNHAYFVKDVDPAGGRMSVGNPWGDQATRKQWECWLTLQEVGSYLVQIDAVDTW from the coding sequence GTGGGATACCACCGCAACAACTGGCGCCAGGTCGCCGGCAAGGCCGCGCCGTTCATTCCCGGCGGTCGCGAGCTGATGGCCGCCGTGGATGTGGTGCAAGGGATCAGCGACACCGTCGGCCGCAGCCAGCTCCAGTACGTGCGCGGCGGCCGCCCGCTGGTCGACCTGCCCTGGCAGCCGCCCGGTCCCCCGCCGAACCTGCAGCGGGCCGAGGCCGTCGGCCGCCAGGCGTGGGACATCCTGTTCGCCAGCGAGCAGCAGTACAGCGCCCGGTCCCTGCTCGATCAGGTCGGCAACTTGCTGATGCCGCTGCCGCCCACCGAACTCGACCTGGTGGTCCGCCGGTTCGGGACACAGGGCCTGGAACGCTGGGACCAGCTCACCCACGTCGAGGACGAGCACGGTGAGTCCGCCTATGACGGGTGGCGGCAGCAGGAGCTCTTCAACTGGCTGCTGCGTACGGTCAGCCCGTACGGCGCGATGCTGATCGGTACTGGGATGACATGCAGCCAGCCGAACGACGATCCCGGGTGCGACTGCGGCGACCACGGCTGGGTACTGCCCGAAGGGCCGTTCGCCAAGGTGGACGGCGCATACGTCACCGAGAACTGGCAGTGGGTCTCGGGCGCGACCGAGGCGCTGTCCTGGCAGGACATGTACCAGGGCTGTTTCGGGGACTGCTGGCTGCTGACGAGCATGCAGGCCGTGCTCCAGGCCAACCCTCAGCACGCCCCGCGGCACTTCCGGCAGGAGGCCAACGGCACCATCACCGTCACCTTCTACGACGAGGGCCGCCCGGATCCCGTCACAGTGGTGCCCGACCTGCCGTACGGCCACGGTCGTCTCTGGTGTGCCACGGGCCACACCGTGGATGCCCGTTACGCGGAGACCTGGCCGAGCTACTTCGAGAAGGCCGCCGCCCAGAGTTACGGCAACTACGTCGACATCGCCCACGGCGGGCCCCCTTCCGAAGCGCTCGCCATGCTCACCGGCCGCGAGAGCCAGAAGCTCGACGTCAGCTCGCCATGGCTCATCCAGGAGATCGCCGACCGCAAGTCGCGCGGCCAGGCACTCGTCGCCACCACTGTCGCGGCGCCCAACGCCGGCCCGGGCGACGCCGTGGAGATCGCGGGCGGCCGACTGATCGGGAACCACGCCTACTTCGTCAAGGATGTGGACCCGGCCGGCGGTCGGATGTCCGTGGGCAACCCGTGGGGCGACCAGGCCACCCGGAAGCAGTGGGAGTGCTGGCTGACACTTCAGGAAGTGGGTTCCTACCTGGTGCAGATCGACGCCGTCGACACCTGGTGA
- a CDS encoding acyltransferase family protein encodes MAERRTGNRLAALDGLRLMAALMVVCYHYVALVRPWGHTTDTIFPSAHRAAQYGWLGVEVFFLISGFVICMSVWGRTVGEFAVSRVSRLFPAYWAGLLITVVVVRMWPEAASPRSWATVITNLTMLQGGNNTPDVDPVYWTLFVELKFYLIMAVVMLFGVTYRNCLILCGVWTAAAALAPILKTPLIIEFAMPQYAPFFIAGIAFYLMYRHRPNAVLWAIVILQLLLAQRYIYERMAVNLGAAAADALPTWPARVVIIAAFALIGAIALGACDRIQWKWLTVAGSLTYPLYLVHLNIGMTLIHHFRDSVPAPVLVASVTALMLAAAWLIHRLVERPLGKWLRATMRRGIDDVRRHAAPPRGHPRRSAPRTSPASPAAEDDQTVPRARTFESV; translated from the coding sequence ATGGCAGAACGCCGTACAGGGAACAGGCTTGCCGCACTCGACGGACTGCGTCTGATGGCCGCGCTGATGGTGGTGTGCTACCACTACGTCGCCCTCGTCCGACCATGGGGCCATACCACGGACACGATCTTCCCGTCCGCCCACCGGGCGGCCCAGTACGGCTGGCTCGGCGTGGAGGTCTTCTTCCTGATCAGCGGTTTCGTCATCTGTATGAGCGTATGGGGCCGTACGGTGGGCGAGTTCGCCGTCTCCCGCGTCTCGCGCCTGTTCCCGGCCTACTGGGCCGGCCTCCTGATCACCGTCGTCGTGGTCAGAATGTGGCCGGAGGCCGCCTCGCCGCGGAGCTGGGCCACGGTGATCACCAACCTGACGATGCTCCAGGGCGGTAACAACACTCCCGACGTCGACCCGGTCTACTGGACGCTCTTCGTGGAACTCAAGTTCTACCTGATCATGGCCGTGGTCATGCTGTTCGGCGTCACCTACCGCAACTGCCTGATCCTGTGCGGGGTATGGACCGCAGCGGCCGCCCTCGCGCCGATCCTGAAGACCCCCTTGATCATCGAGTTCGCCATGCCGCAGTACGCGCCGTTCTTCATCGCGGGGATCGCCTTCTATCTGATGTACCGTCACCGACCCAATGCCGTCCTGTGGGCGATCGTGATCCTGCAACTGCTGCTCGCACAGCGCTACATCTACGAGCGGATGGCCGTGAACCTCGGCGCGGCCGCCGCGGACGCCCTGCCCACCTGGCCCGCCCGCGTCGTCATCATCGCCGCGTTCGCCCTCATCGGCGCGATCGCGCTCGGCGCCTGCGACCGGATCCAGTGGAAGTGGCTGACCGTCGCGGGATCGCTCACCTACCCGCTCTACCTCGTCCATCTGAACATCGGCATGACGCTCATCCACCACTTCCGCGACAGCGTCCCCGCCCCGGTCCTGGTGGCCTCGGTGACCGCGCTCATGCTGGCCGCCGCCTGGCTCATCCACCGCCTCGTCGAACGCCCCCTGGGAAAGTGGCTCCGCGCCACCATGCGCCGAGGCATCGACGACGTCCGCCGGCACGCCGCACCACCCCGCGGACATCCCCGGCGCTCCGCACCGCGCACATCCCCCGCGTCCCCTGCGGCGGAAGACGACCAGACGGTGCCGCGCGCCCGCACCTTCGAGTCGGTGTGA
- a CDS encoding sensor histidine kinase, whose protein sequence is MRSRPPRWLHAWTATLYWKTAVFITVMCCLLAAVLGILVHVLVDGQTQDRARHVALAELDRSTSAYVTGNPLGRDVAVDPPDLPAPLRKMTVQRQERGTQLATHRGLPVMWAATPVTGGKVLAVRLDYGEQAASLRGLDGAIIGSSAAAIGLTLAAGLISVSRITRRLHRTARVARRISTGDLDARVNDPRARRPDRAQDEAAAVATALDAMAASLQERLNSEQRFTADVSHELRTPLAGLHAAAELLPDGRPTDMVRDRVQALRGLTEDLLEISRLDARVESADLDIHQLGPLAERAVRATGTATEVRVVQDAQVQTDRRRLERILGNLVTNAHKHGRPPVVVTVEGSVITVRDHGDGYPAYLLDQGPQRFRSQSGGSDVGRRTGHGLGLTIATGQAHVLGATLRFSNAADGGAIAELRLPAHPDQH, encoded by the coding sequence ATCCGCTCCCGACCGCCGCGGTGGCTGCATGCCTGGACGGCGACGCTCTACTGGAAGACCGCCGTCTTCATCACCGTCATGTGCTGCCTGCTCGCCGCGGTGCTCGGCATACTGGTGCACGTCCTGGTCGACGGGCAGACCCAGGACCGCGCGCGCCACGTGGCGCTGGCGGAACTGGACCGCAGCACCTCCGCCTATGTCACCGGAAACCCGCTCGGCCGCGACGTCGCGGTGGACCCGCCGGACCTGCCCGCCCCGCTCCGCAAGATGACCGTGCAGCGGCAGGAGCGCGGGACCCAGCTGGCCACCCACCGCGGCCTCCCCGTCATGTGGGCCGCCACGCCCGTCACCGGGGGCAAGGTGCTGGCGGTACGGCTGGACTACGGCGAGCAGGCGGCCTCCCTGCGCGGCCTGGACGGGGCCATCATCGGCTCCTCCGCGGCCGCGATCGGCCTCACCCTGGCGGCCGGACTGATCTCCGTCTCCCGCATCACCCGGCGACTGCACCGCACCGCCCGCGTCGCCCGGCGCATCAGCACCGGCGATCTCGACGCCCGGGTGAACGACCCCCGCGCCCGGCGCCCCGACCGCGCGCAGGACGAGGCCGCCGCCGTGGCGACCGCGCTCGACGCGATGGCCGCCAGCCTCCAGGAGCGGCTGAACAGCGAACAGCGCTTCACCGCCGACGTCTCCCACGAACTGCGCACCCCGCTCGCCGGGCTCCACGCCGCGGCCGAGCTGCTGCCGGACGGCCGCCCGACCGACATGGTGCGCGACCGCGTCCAGGCCCTGCGCGGGCTGACCGAGGACCTGCTGGAGATCTCCCGGCTCGACGCCCGGGTCGAGAGCGCCGACCTCGACATCCACCAGCTGGGCCCCCTGGCCGAACGCGCGGTACGGGCCACCGGAACGGCGACGGAGGTCCGCGTCGTACAGGACGCCCAGGTGCAGACCGACCGGCGCAGGCTCGAACGCATCCTGGGGAACCTCGTCACCAACGCGCACAAACACGGCCGCCCGCCCGTGGTGGTCACCGTCGAGGGCTCCGTCATCACCGTGCGGGACCACGGCGACGGCTACCCCGCCTACCTCCTCGACCAGGGTCCCCAGCGCTTCCGGAGCCAGTCCGGCGGATCGGACGTCGGCAGGCGGACCGGCCACGGTCTGGGTCTGACCATCGCCACCGGCCAGGCCCACGTCCTCGGCGCCACCCTCCGCTTCTCCAACGCCGCCGACGGTGGAGCCATCGCCGAACTCCGCCTCCCGGCCCACCCGGACCAGCACTGA